Genomic window (Acomys russatus chromosome 2, mAcoRus1.1, whole genome shotgun sequence):
TGACACAGAGCCACCTGGTGTGAAGTTGGCCTTCTCCATCCTGGACTCCAGCCTGGCTTCTGGCAGGTTCTGGGCCTCCCACCATATATATGCAAGATCATTTGTTTGTTGAGAACCCTCCCGTTCTCACAAAAAGATTCTTAAATCTGCCCTTCGGGGAAAACAAAAAGTTTTCAGGGAGCCAGAAAAGGCCGGTTTCTGGCAGACTAGACTGAAATTGGAAATACAGTTTGTCAAAGTAGTTctgtgataaaaaaacaaaacaaaacaaaaaacaattcagACTGCCTTTCTTTGCATCTTGAGACATCTTGGAAGACCAATGCTTTGGAATGTTGGAAGCAATTTCCTTACTTTCACTTGGGATATACATATAGTTTCTTTGCAAAATGACAGTTCAATTTTCAGGCTATCCCGAGCTCACGGAAAGTCTTGTGTTTCATTAGGGGGAGAACGAGTGGCTGCAGGAGCACTGCATGCAGGTCGGGGACGCCTACCTGATCGTCTACTCCATCACAGATCGGGCGAGCTTCGAGAAGGCGTCTGAGCTGAGGATCCAGCTCCGCAGGGCCCGGCAGACGGAAGACATCCCTATAATTCTGGTTGGCAACAAAAGTGACTTAGTGCGGTGTCGAGAAGTGTCTGTGTCAGGTGAGAGGGTGTGCAATCCTGGGCTCCACCCCTGCACTGCACACAGCGTCCCACTGACAggttctccttcccttttccttgtaTGGCTGCAGCCGGGGCCTCGGTGGTATGCTCTGTGAGGTTTCATGAATGCAGCCGGGGCCTCGGTGGGATGCTCTGTGAGGTTTCATGACTGCAGCCGGGGCCTTGGTGGGATGCTCTGTGAGGTTTAATGACTGCAGCCAGGGCCTCGGTGGGATGCTCTGTGAGATTTCATGACTGCAGCCGGGGCCTTGGTGGGATGCTCTGTGAGGTTTAATGACTGCAGCCGGGGCCTCGGTGGGATGCTCTGTGAGGTTTCATGACTGCAGCCGGGGCCTTGGTGGGATGCTCTGTGAGGTTTAATGACTGCAGCCGGGGCCTCGGTGGGATGCTCTGTGAGGTTTCATGAATGCTGTGTAAGACCCTCATGACCCCCATCATTTGTATCAGCCAGCTCTCGGTCTCTTTACTCTCTCTGGTCTACCTGAGGGGTTCCAGGCTCCCCACTGCCCTCGGGTGTTCTGGAGTTACTTTAGGAAGGAGAGCATACTCTGGAATGCACTGCCAGTGTTACCCTTTGCCTCCTTAACCTTCTGTTCTCCAAGCAGCTGCTTGGAGTGACATATTAATGCAAAGATGGGTGCTCTGAGTTAGGAGACTTGCAAGAGAGAGTTTCAAAAGGAACAGCACTGTACACGGCTGTTGACGTTCCGTCTAATGGTCTCTAACCCCAGACCCTCCTTTTAAAAACCTCTGCGAGGGCATCAGACTGAGGGGACCACCCGTGCTTCTCCATCCTTAGTTCAGGGATAATTCCTGCTGGATGACTGGGTCCCATAGTCTTTTTAGGGCCCCCAAGATTGTATTGGATTAATGTAGATTTAGtataaccataaaaataaaatatagcacgTTTAGTCCCTGCTCAATCAAGACAAATTTCCAGCTAGTGAGACTGTCCTACAGGACACAACAGTAGGATCTTTCCAAAGTAAAACTTGGACACATGGCTGTTAAACAAAATGGAGTGTTTGCAACTGAGGGTTTTTAGAAAAGCTTGAACAATTTGATGAAATGATATTATGTATTCATAATATCATCATTTTTTCCCTCAAAAGATCTCatcaaatcactttttaaaaaaaaaaaaaatgagagatggGCTAGGAAGTAGAATTAAAATGACAGTTTTTAGTGAGGGGAAACTGCCAGGAGAAAGCATATCGACTTGTGCATGGAGCAGGGCTGGGTTTCCTGCCACAGTCAGCTGTGTGAGTtccttcatgtttttaaaaacatggtacGTTTTCCAAGACTGTTGTGAGCAGCGAGAAGTGTTTGGAAGGAGCTTAGCCTGGTTTTCTGAACGTAGCAAGCGTGTAGTAAGCGAAGACTACAGCTTTCGCTGTTGTAATTAATAACAGTGCATTTGGTGAAGTCGGACTTACGTATAGTGAATCCATGGGGAGGCTGATGTAGCTGGCTTCCTGAGACCCAGGACCTATTTGTATTCACCCCCTGGGAAGGATGCGTGCCGCAGTGTGTCCTTCTACCTATAATGTGGCCCGCTGCCCTGTGTCACCCCTAGAGCAGTCTTAGGTGTCCTTCGGCTTGGCCGCATCGTTCAGGATCACGCTGTGTGACCCCTCTGactctcttctccccttttccttcccagaagggAGAGCTTGTGCGGTGGTGTTCGACTGCAAATTCATCGAAACCTCCGCGGCCGTGCAGCACAACGTGAAGGAGCTGTTTGATGGCATCGTGCGGCAGGTCCGCCTGCGCCGGGACAGCAAGGAGAAGAACGAGAGGAGGCTGGCCTACCAGAAGAGGCGGGAGAGCATCCCCAGGAAAGCCAGGCGCTTCTGGGGCAAGATTGTagccaaaaacaacaagaacatgGCTTTCAAGCTCAAGTCGAAATCCTGCCATGACCTCTCTGTGCTCTAGGAACCCAGTGCCACCCAGATGTCCCCCATGATGGACGTCGTTGAAGGCTTTTGGGACCAGTGATCTATATTAGATTGGAAATAAGCATTGTTAGACGCGGCTTCCCTTACTGCAGATGGGAACCAACAGGTTAGCCTCATGGGCACGAACGCACGGGCAGTGCAAGGTCTTTGTCAAGAGGCTGTATTTATTCCTAGGAAACGCTTGACTTGCTAACAGACACCCACGTGAGACTCATTTAAGGGCAGGTTTGGGGCTCACATGAGCTTTTTCTCTTCACTGGGCAGCAGAATATTGAAACGGATGAAGAATGTCTAGAACAGGAGGGTTTCATCATTGCCCTGTGCCCAGTGTTGTTCCGTGTGACTCTTAGGCCCTTGAGTCGTAAAGAAATCTAGGCAAAAGGTGAGTTTATTGGAAGGAGAAGGGCTTTCTCCATACACATATTCCTGCAAGGACAGGGGTAGATCTGGCCCCACCACAGCTGTGATGATGACTGTGCCATCGAACTCTGAAGAGAATGGTTGGAATTTGCTGGAAACTAAGGCTtactaacagttttttttttttttttttaacgaccACAGAGATTTGTAGACTTAGAAGCAGATATGTGTACCACTTATAGGTTCAAAAGGTTGTTTACTTAACGTGTCTTACAAGTGTTTATTTTGAGGAAACTATTTTCGCCAAATTCCACTTAGTCAAATCATCTTTTATGTCTTGTTGTTTCTGAAGTCATGAAGCTAtcataaactattttttaaaatctcaactaTTGATAACCTGGAGTGCAAAATGgttgcattttaaatataaacaaaagcctgttttttttcctaaagcatAAAAATGCCCCATCCTTTGAGTTGGCCCTTGTATGCCACGACTGTGttctatttattgttattttgcaAATAGCCATTTTAACATTTGATAAAGCATATTTATGAACATATTTCTTACTGAgaaaaatgtctgttttattacctttttatctttttcaaaatATGCAAGTTTTTTACTTATATgtcttataataaaataaataaaatctttgaaaaggATGGTATTCTGTTTTCCTCCCCAAAtaagtctatttttttaaaatggcttttagaACAAGCTGTATTCCTAAGAGACAGACAGTGGTACTGTTTGTCCCGTCATTAGTGGTGGCTAAgtcctcagcttttttttttttttttttttttttttaaaggaatccCTGGCTTCTCCTCTGGAATCATGGTTCACAGAAAAGAAGAATTATTTTTGGCTGAGTGAGATGGGAAGTATTTGGGGTCATATAAAACTGAGCTATAGTCAAAGCTGATTGACCTTTTACTTTGGCCTGGCAAATTCCTGACTGAACAGATGGgccttgctttgtcttcttttgaGGGCTTATGGTCTCAGGGCTTCTCTAAAGCATTAGGGGGaattaaaaactgtgtgtgtgtgtgtgtgtgtgtgtgtgtgtgtgtgtgtgtgtgtatgtgtgtgtgtgttaggtgggGCCAAGGGGATTAGTGAtttttcagcctgctttctggcCAGACAAAACTTAAGCCAAGTTGTCCTCTCTGCCGTTAATATGGCTTGGCACAGCTCACAGGGCACCTctgcaaggacaatgcatgaccCTTGTTGGAAATGAACCCCCTGGTTCCTCC
Coding sequences:
- the Gem gene encoding GTP-binding protein GEM is translated as MTLNNVTMRQGTVGMQPQQRWSIPADGRHLMIQKDPHPCNLRNRQSTAPEDHCRRSWSSDSTDSVISSESGNTYYRVVLIGEQGVGKSTLANIFAGVHDSMDSDCEVLGEDTYERTLVVDGESATIILLDMWENKGENEWLQEHCMQVGDAYLIVYSITDRASFEKASELRIQLRRARQTEDIPIILVGNKSDLVRCREVSVSEGRACAVVFDCKFIETSAAVQHNVKELFDGIVRQVRLRRDSKEKNERRLAYQKRRESIPRKARRFWGKIVAKNNKNMAFKLKSKSCHDLSVL